ATTTGATTGACCGTTTTTTCAATCTTTTCCGGCTTATCACAAACAAGTACATTGAAGTGACTATAGACCAGCAGTTCATTATTCTGAGCAATATCAAGGAACATGGCGTCAATATCATTGACAGAAAGCATATTGGCCGGATCCGGCATGGAGCTGTGCCTTTTCTTTTTAAGTTCAAGGTCTGTCTTTATTTTTCTCTGGTCAGGTATCTTGATGATCTGATTATACAACAATACCTCTGCATTTGTATTCAGCAGAAAAGCAAGGTTATCCACCGGAAAGTCTTCTCCCATTTCCTGGTTTCTCGTATAGGTGGTAACGCTGGAAGGCAAATTGGCTTCATCGATATCAATTAGGGAAAGGGATTTAACTGTTCTGTCCGCATAGTAAATCCCTTTTTCATCACAAGAAAAATTACCTATAGAAAATAAATTGTCACAAAAATTAAATGCACGAAAACGGTTGTGTAATAAATCAATTTCCTTCCGATTCAGTAGGGAGCAGCCTATCTTTTGGTTATCTGCAATGTCTTTAATTTTATTAACCTTATCTGTAAATTCCTTTAAAGCACGCGGGTCATAACTAAAGAATCTTGCCTTCGGACCTTCTCTGGTAATGGTCAGATAGGTTTGGATTTTCTTGTATAGCCTGCCTTCAAAATGTTCAAAGTATTTTCTTGTCAGGTAATCGTCTTTGTCGGAATTTCTTGAAAACTTTTGAGAAGAAATGATGTCGGTTTTTTGCACAATATGACCGTCCCCGAGCAGCTTAATAAGCTGGCCGAAGAAACGATGGTAATCCTCATAATAATGAGTGTCTGCACAGTATTGCGGAGCAATATTGACAATTTGCAATATGGTTGAAAAGGCTCCTGTATTGGAATATATAATCTCTATACCCGATTCATTTTCTATTCCTATAAAGGGCTGTTCAAATATTTTTTTCTTCATGCGCATACGATTTAAGCATCCGGCAAACAGGTGGGTAAATAAAAACTCCCTTATTCATTTTTTTTGAATGCAGTCCTTCTTTTTGTTTATTAACCACCCATAACAAGCCCGGAACAGTAATTACAAATAGTACAACCAGCCCGATAATAGAAGATATTACGGCGGTGGTTATACCTGCAATAAGTACACCTCCGACAATGATCGCCGCCGCCCAATAAATAAACTTCCCTTTAAACATCTTAAAGACCAAGGGTCGTTGCAATCCTTTATAAAGGGCGTATTGCTCGGTAGTTTCCATAGGGATAACGTATTAGGAGAGGAGAAAAAAGAAGAAGGGTTGAATTTGGTTGATATGCGTCCCTCCCAAATTCAGGTTTTAGGATAGGGATTATGTGAAGAACACATTGAGTACCGTACCTGTCAACAACAGGAAAACACATGCACCGCCCCAGCCGATAAGTTCCTTCTGGATTTCACGTTCCCCGTTGTTCCAGTTAACATAGACCCTTATACCTCCTGCAAGTCCGACGATTGCACCGACTGCCAGGCACAATTTTGAGACAATGGCGTAAGTGCTGCTAATGGTAGTTGTCGCCGTCGTCAATCCTCCGTTTAAATCCATAAGTGTCGAAGCAAACGTAACGCACGGCATAACTGTTGCCGTAAAGAGCAGTGCAAATGCTGGGGTTATCTGCATTTTGC
The Arachidicoccus soli DNA segment above includes these coding regions:
- a CDS encoding plasmid transfer protein; translation: METTEQYALYKGLQRPLVFKMFKGKFIYWAAAIIVGGVLIAGITTAVISSIIGLVVLFVITVPGLLWVVNKQKEGLHSKKMNKGVFIYPPVCRMLKSYAHEEKNI
- a CDS encoding DUF4134 family protein, with the protein product MKKVMNYIKECKMQITPAFALLFTATVMPCVTFASTLMDLNGGLTTATTTISSTYAIVSKLCLAVGAIVGLAGGIRVYVNWNNGEREIQKELIGWGGACVFLLLTGTVLNVFFT